In Acinetobacter wanghuae, the sequence GGAAGTTGCTTCTGAGCAGACAATGCCCACATCATACGAGATGCTGCATATAAACCTGAGTTTGCAGTCGATAATAATGCAGTGATAATCACAAAACGAATAAAGTCTTCGGCATAGGGAATGCCCATTTGGGTGAATACCGACACGAATGGACTGCTACTTAAACCACCATGCCCACCGACTTGTAAACCGGCATCGGTATAGGTTAAAAGTGAACTAATCACAATAATCGTACCGACAAAGAAAATGATTAAACGCCACACAGCAGCATGAATGGCTTTTGGAACATTTTTCTCAGGATTTTCTGTTTCACCGGCTGCAATCCCAATCATCTCCGTACCATTAAATGCAAAATTCACAATTAACAATGTGGTGAATAAAGGAATTAAGCCATTCGGTAGCCAGCCATGTTCGGTTAAATTTTGGAACATCGGGGCAGATGTATAGCCTTCAAAAGGAATCATCCCGAAAATACAAGCGAAACCTAAAATGATAAACAGTAAAACGGTTGCCACTTTAATAAATGATAACCAAAATTCAGATTCGGCAAAGGCACGGGTAGAACTTAAATTCGACAATAATACGCCCGCAGCAAAAATCAGCGTCCATAACCAAATGGAAGTCTGAGGAAACCATTCTTGCATCAAAATGGCTGCGGCAGTGAATTCAGTGCCAAGAGTCGCCGACCAACCAAGCCAGTACATCCATGACACCATATAGCCTGTACCGGGACCGATATAATTTGTTGCAAAGGCACCAAATGA encodes:
- a CDS encoding amino acid permease encodes the protein MQSPCSPSQSTTGEDQTPALKRAMTTRHLVMLSLGGAIGTGLFMGSGEVISQAGPLGAVLAYIIGGLIAYMVMLCLGELAVHLPVSGSFGAFATNYIGPGTGYMVSWMYWLGWSATLGTEFTAAAILMQEWFPQTSIWLWTLIFAAGVLLSNLSSTRAFAESEFWLSFIKVATVLLFIILGFACIFGMIPFEGYTSAPMFQNLTEHGWLPNGLIPLFTTLLIVNFAFNGTEMIGIAAGETENPEKNVPKAIHAAVWRLIIFFVGTIIVISSLLTYTDAGLQVGGHGGLSSSPFVSVFTQMGIPYAEDFIRFVIITALLSTANSGLYAASRMMWALSAQKQLPQIFAKVSKSGVPYVAIWFTMIGGLPGLLSEQFGADVIFKNLMGVAAFTMVIVWMSICWSQFNFRRQWLKSGHTVSELRFRTPWFPLVPILGFATCTATGLSMAADPEMLSGFIGCLLFMAACYASYYWLYHKKN